A stretch of the Streptomyces sp. WMMB303 genome encodes the following:
- a CDS encoding ABC transporter ATP-binding protein: MPAADGPLLRLSGVSRRYGERQALHPLDLEVRAGTCTALFGHNGSGKSTLLRLACGRDRPTTGSALFDGAPVDEDDPQVRARVAVTGDTVACYPDLTVRDHLELVAVAHGVADPHPWIDQVLADRRLSDHADQLPSALSSGQTQALHLAAALVRPRDLLVLDEPEQRLDPASRTRLGALLRGETDDGVAVLLATHQAELVRAVADRVIVLEDGRVVAEGGPDLLDGTDAARSGGVTR, translated from the coding sequence GTGCCCGCGGCGGACGGGCCGCTGCTGCGGCTGTCGGGGGTGAGCCGCCGCTACGGCGAGCGGCAGGCCCTGCACCCGCTCGACCTGGAGGTGCGTGCGGGAACCTGCACTGCACTGTTCGGCCACAACGGGTCGGGCAAGTCCACCCTGCTGCGCCTCGCCTGCGGACGGGACCGGCCGACCACCGGCAGCGCCCTGTTCGACGGCGCACCGGTCGACGAGGACGATCCGCAGGTGCGCGCAAGGGTGGCCGTCACGGGGGACACCGTCGCCTGCTATCCGGACCTGACCGTCCGCGACCACCTGGAACTGGTCGCCGTGGCGCACGGAGTCGCCGACCCGCACCCGTGGATCGACCAGGTGCTGGCCGACCGGCGGCTCAGCGACCACGCCGACCAGCTTCCCTCCGCGCTCTCGTCCGGCCAGACCCAGGCACTGCACCTGGCCGCCGCGCTCGTCCGCCCGCGGGACCTGCTCGTCCTGGACGAGCCCGAGCAGCGCCTGGACCCGGCATCCCGCACCCGCCTGGGCGCACTGCTGCGCGGCGAGACGGACGACGGCGTCGCGGTGCTGCTCGCCACCCACCAGGCCGAACTCGTCCGCGCCGTGGCCGACCGCGTGATCGTCCTCGAGGACGGCAGAGTCGTCGCCGAGGGCGGCCCCGACCTGCTGGACGGGACGGATGCGGCGCGCTCCGGCGGCGTGACCCGATGA